One window from the genome of Terriglobia bacterium encodes:
- a CDS encoding lipid-binding SYLF domain-containing protein, with protein sequence MKYALISALVLMLVSSYALASPQDSNEVADRVVRGAVVLKEIMDTPDKSVPQDLLDRCTCVAVIPGMKKGAFFFGANYGKGVISCRTDNGDGPWSAPSMLLMSGGSFGLQIGAQATDLVLVIMNTSGMESLLDSKFTLGGDASVAAGPVGRNAAAKTDAFMGAKILAYSRSKGAFAGLSLNGEVVRADQNANFVLYKKQLAPREILFHRLAEVPRDAKIFMDELTKISPKQQK encoded by the coding sequence ATGAAGTACGCCCTGATTTCAGCTCTGGTCCTGATGTTGGTCTCATCCTATGCGCTGGCAAGCCCCCAGGATAGCAATGAGGTGGCCGACCGGGTGGTCCGCGGTGCAGTGGTGCTGAAGGAAATCATGGATACCCCGGACAAGTCCGTTCCGCAGGATCTGCTGGACAGATGCACATGCGTGGCGGTGATCCCCGGAATGAAAAAGGGCGCCTTCTTCTTCGGCGCAAACTACGGCAAGGGTGTCATATCCTGCAGAACGGATAACGGCGACGGTCCCTGGAGCGCTCCTTCGATGCTGCTCATGAGCGGCGGCAGTTTCGGGCTGCAGATCGGCGCCCAGGCCACGGATCTGGTTCTGGTGATCATGAACACCAGCGGCATGGAAAGCCTGCTCGACAGCAAGTTCACGCTCGGAGGCGATGCTTCGGTCGCCGCCGGGCCGGTTGGGAGGAATGCGGCCGCCAAGACGGATGCTTTCATGGGAGCCAAGATCCTGGCCTACTCGCGTTCCAAAGGGGCTTTCGCTGGCCTGAGCCTGAACGGCGAGGTTGTCCGTGCCGACCAGAACGCCAACTTCGTCTTGTACAAGAAGCAGCTCGCCCCCAGGGAAATCCTGTTTCATCGCCTTGCGGAAGTCCCCAGAGACGCCAAGATCTTCATGGACGAGTTAACCAAGATCAGCCCCAAACAGCAGAAGTAG
- a CDS encoding OsmC family protein: MKPVPPGIKESEPAQISIVIDQIQDYQFRVKFDKEQYPDLMMDEPPPVGGDTAPNASRLLAAAVGSCLSASLLFSARKVHAHIETIRASVKVWYARNETGRLRIGKIKVEIEPDFDGADAAKIERCLGIFEDYCVVTQSVRKGIDVSVEVKSQ, from the coding sequence ATGAAACCAGTGCCGCCGGGGATCAAGGAATCCGAACCCGCGCAGATATCGATTGTCATAGACCAGATCCAGGATTATCAGTTCCGTGTCAAATTCGACAAGGAGCAATACCCGGATTTGATGATGGACGAACCGCCGCCCGTCGGCGGTGATACGGCTCCCAACGCTTCGCGCCTGCTGGCGGCCGCGGTCGGCAGCTGCCTGAGCGCGAGCTTGCTGTTCAGCGCGCGCAAGGTGCACGCCCACATCGAGACCATTCGCGCTTCGGTCAAGGTCTGGTACGCCCGCAACGAGACCGGAAGGCTCCGGATCGGCAAGATCAAAGTCGAGATCGAGCCGGATTTCGATGGGGCCGATGCCGCCAAGATCGAGCGCTGCCTGGGCATCTTCGAGGACTATTGCGTCGTCACCCAGAGCGTTCGCAAAGGCATTGATGTTTCGGTTGAGGTAAAATCGCAGTAA